One Clupea harengus chromosome 12, Ch_v2.0.2, whole genome shotgun sequence DNA segment encodes these proteins:
- the LOC116222915 gene encoding chondroitin sulfate proteoglycan 4, translated as MDNSADFWKSILWWWRGFPLLLFVVSQTIAASFYGDGFVLLKAVESSVRTSLHVRFRTAHSSGVLFLAAGDTDFCLVELHSGRIQVSMDLGSGVRSLRSEKGVQLNDLVWHTMELRQDQRNVTLTVDKHSHTSLRMLGPDLELSIQDGLFVGGLGGLERPYLSTERMPVGFRGCLDEVLFNQHNLLSSLRPYSGYKTVHEVSLGCSPEFSASADDSINFFSSRAYMSLPTWDMAQEGVFECQLHRSAKDGIILYSSASEGHYIAIELQDDHVVAVIGAATMKTKLRSPLPVSEHDWHQVKLHLSTLTVHLCVGADMQNSSLGLHTNALQLSGPLFIGGLDGNTRVQARKKGLRSLADKQIGGGSLRGCLKHIRVNAQKMGLPNAMVTKDASVGCETETFDSITTPSPIPAPGNGSVGVSGADCKRGQSFLVLENLIVPEGGRAPLGFQHVKMNVEIRSLGISQSQIMFRIAEQPVHGQLRLDVDPEQEEHTFSLLDLWHGRVMYVHGGSEDQVDFFIFSVFSSSKRQLPACIRGNKLHRFNISITPSNDAPELSFPEGSLFVLLEQSKRRLTTDMLRVIDPDSNSTDLIFTVLGNLNTDAGFLEIEDDPGQAIKNFSYLNLEQGKVYYVHTGIITNSRMALRVSDGDKVSNTAVLRLMAVPLEYKVVNNTGAEVTQGGWALLSSTHLAVQVNVAQQVVELRYDVAEPPQYGELQRLHSSGEWKNTWIFSQKLLEKDRIRYLSTYLGSHPGNVTDSFRFRVTIGSTTTEEMLFPIVVQGIHYKVIKSKMEVDTERRVTLTPQDLRAVSKGMKILESDLYFLLLSLPKKGDLLLDDKVLRINSTFSQKTFLI; from the exons ATGGATAACTCTGCTGACTTTTGGAAAAGTATtttgtggtggtggagggggtttCCTCTGCTATTATTCGTTGTCAGTCAAACAATCGCAG CCTCATTCTACGGGGATGGCTTTGTGTTGCTGAAGGCTGTAGAGTCGTCCGTCCGGACCTCGCTCCACGTCCGCTTCCGGACCGCCCACAGCAGCGGGGTGCTCTTCCTGGCCGCCGGGGACACGGACTTCTGTCTGGTGGAACTTCATTCAGGACGCATTCAG GTGTCGATGGATCTCGGGTCTGGCGTCCGCAGTCTTCGCTCAGAGAAAGGTGTCCAGCTGAATGACCTGGTTTGGCACACCATGGAGCTCCGACAGGACCAGCGCAACGTCACGCTGACCGTAGACAAACATTCCCACACCAGCCTGAGGATGCTCGGACCGGACCTGGAGCTCAGTATCCAGGACGGCTTGTTCGTGGGTGGGCTGGGAGGCCTGGAGAGGCCCTACCTCTCGACAGAAAGGATGCCCGTTGGCTTTAGAGGCTGCTTGGACGAAGTGCTGTTCAACCAGCACAAcctgctctcctccctcaggCCGTACTCAGGCTATAAAACAGTTCACGAGGTGTCGCTCGGGTGCAGCCCAGAGTTTTCCGCCAGCGCGGACGACTCCATAAACTTCTTCAGCTCCAGGGCCTACATGTCCCTCCCGACGTGGGACATGGCCCAGGAGGGGGTTTTTGAGTGCCAGCTTCACCGGTCGGCCAAAGACGGGATTATCCTCTACAGTTCTGCCAGTGAAGGGCACTATATTGCCATTGAACTGCAAGATGACCATGTGGTGGCTGTGATCGGGGCAGCGACCATGAAGACTAAGCTTCGTTCCCCATTGCCAGTTAGTGAGCACGACTGGCATCAGGTGAAGCTACACCTGTCCACACTGactgtccatttgtgtgtgggcGCAGACATGCAGAACTCTAGTTTGGGTCTGCACACCAATGCCCTCCAACTCAGTGGGCCTCTTTTCATTGGTGGCCTTGATGGTAATACCCGTGTTCAGGCCAGAAAGAAGGGTCTGCGGTCTCTTGCAGACAAACAGATAGGAGGAGGGTCACTCAGAGGATGTCTGAAACACATCCGAGTCAACGCGCAAAAGATGGGCTTGCCAAATGCCATGGTGACAAAAGATGCTTCTGTTGGCTGTGAGACTGAAACCTTTGACTCAATCACGACACCCAGCCCAATCCCTGCCCCTGGGAATGGGTCAGTGGGTGTATCCGGAGCGGACTGCAAGAGAGGACAAAGCTTTCTGGTCCTCGAAAACCTGATCGTCCCAGAGGGGGGTCGGGCTCCCTTGGGATTTCAACACGTCAAGATGAACGTGGAAATACGAAGCTTAGGGATCAGTCAGTCCCAGATCATGTTCCGCATTGCGGAGCAGCCAGTTCATGGCCAGCTAAGGCTGGACGTGGATCCAGAGCAGGAGGAGCATACCTTCAGCCTCCTGGACCTTTGGCACGGTCGGGTTATGTACGTCCATGGGGGCTCGGAGGACCAGGTGGATTTCTTCATATTTTCAGTGTTCAGCAGCAGCAAGAGACAGTTACCGGCCTGCATTAGGGGGAACAAGCTCCACAGGTtcaacatcagcatcacacCCAGCAACGACGCTCCTGAGCTCAGCTTTCCAGAGGGAAGCCTCTTTGTCCTGCTGGAACAGTCCAAACGCCGACTTACCACTGACATGTTAAGGGTTATAGACCCAGACAGCAACTCCACGGACCTGATATTTACAGTGCTTGGTAATCTAAATACAGACGCTGGCTTCCTAGAGATCGAGGATGACCCTGGCCAGGCAATCAAGAACTTTTCGTACCTAAATCTGGAGCAGGGAAAGGTTTATTACGTCCACACAGGCATTATTACGAACTCTCGAATGGCCCTGAGGGTGAGCGATGGAGACAAGGTCAGTAACACGGCGGTGCTCAGGCTGATGGCGGTGCCGCTGGAGTACAAGGTCGTGAATAACACGGGAGCGGAGGTGACCCAGGGCGGATGGGCCCTCCTGAGCTCCACCCACCTGGCGGTGCAGGTGAACGTGGCTCAGCAGGTGGTGGAGCTGCGCTACGACGTGGCAGAGCCCCCTCAGTACGGAGAACTCCAGAGGCTGCACTCGAGCGGAGAGTGGAAAAACACGTGGATCTTCTCGcagaagcttctggaaaaggACCGGATCAGGTACCTGAGCACGTACCTGGGCTCCCATCCAGGGAATGTGACCGACAGCTTTAGGTTCAGGGTCACCATCGGCTCCACAACTACGGAGGAAATGTTGTTCCCTATCGTAGTGCAAGGGATTCACTATAAAGTCATCAAGAGCAAAATGGAGGTTGATACAGAGCGCAGGGTGACGCTAACCCCTCAAGACCTACGGGCTGTCTCCAAGGGTATGAAAATCTTAGAGAGCgacctttactttttattgCTGTCATTACCAAAGAAAGGAGACTTACTACTTGACGATAAGGTGTTAAGGATTAACTCCACTTTCAGccaaaaaacatttctgatcTGA